One genomic window of Dunckerocampus dactyliophorus isolate RoL2022-P2 chromosome 7, RoL_Ddac_1.1, whole genome shotgun sequence includes the following:
- the cxcr3.1 gene encoding C-X-C chemokine receptor type 3.1 translates to MSANFNLASLLESGEAVTFDMDDWLFDGIDLHEANNSEPNNLTSSVCDLKEGRQFEAVFIPVLYSVALVVGIPGNGVLLGVLARSRKSWSVTDTFILHLAIADVLLLITLPLWTAQDAQGAGWTFGTPLCKITGSVFTINFYCGIFLLACISLDRYLSIVHATQMYSRRKPHLIQASCLAVWLLSLFLSVPDWIFLEAVKDARRDKTECIRNVSESWHLASRLLYHVAGFLLPSLVLVYCYSCILQRLRCGSQGLQKQKAFRVIAAVVVVFFLCWVPYNLTLMVDTAFAGDKSCEFRASLGKAMIITPTIGYLHCSLNPILYAFVGVKFRRQLLDILRALVCKPKQSVKLQSAVSSRRSSLWSDSGDTSNSLVI, encoded by the exons ATGTCTGCTAATTTCAATCTG GCCTCTCTTCTGGAAAGTGGTGAAGCAGTTACCTTTGACATGGATGACTGGCTCTTCGATGGCATCGATCTCCATGAAGCGAACAACTCCGAGCCCAACAATTTGACCTCCAGTGTGTGTGACCTGAAGGAGGGCCGGCAGTTTGAGGCGGTCTTCATCCCAGTTCTGTACTCTGTGGCCTTGGTGGTGGGCATCCCAGGGAATGGGGTGCTTTTGGGGGTTCTGGCTCGAAGCAGGAAGAGCTGGAGTGTGACGGACACCTTCATTCTCCATTTAGCCATTGCTGATGTGCTGCTGCTGATAACGCTGCCCCTGTGGACGGCACAGGACGCCCAAGGGGCCGGATGGACGTTTGGTACTCCCCTCTGCAAGATCACTGGCTCTGTTTTTACG ATCAACTTCTACTGTGGTATTTTCCTGCTGGCCTGCATCAGTCTGGACCGCTACCTGTCCATCGTCCACGCCACCCAGATGTACTCCCGCAGGAAACCCCATCTCATCCAGGCCAGCTGCTTGGCCGTGTGGCTCCTCTCGCTCTTCCTCTCCGTCCCCGACTGGATCTTCCTGGAAGCTGTGAAAGACGCCAGGCGGGACAAAACCGAGTGCATCCGCAACGTCTCAGAGTCCTGGCATCTGGCGTCGCGCCTCCTTTACCACGTCGCAGGTTTCCTGTTGCCGTCACTGGTCCTGGTCTACTGCTACTCATGCATCCTGCAACGGCTGCGCTGCGGCTCGCAGGGCCTCCAGAAACAGAAGGCCTTCAGGGTCATCGCCGccgtggtggtggtgttctttcTCTGCTGGGTGCCGTACAACCTCACCCTCATGGTGGACACCGCCTTTGCGGGAGACAAGAGTTGTGAGTTCAGAGCGTCTCTGGGGAAGGCCATGATCATCACTCCCACTATAGGCTACCTCCATTGCAGCCTCAACCCCATCCTTTATGCCTTTGTGGGAGTCAAGTTCCGTCGTCAGCTCCTGGACATCCTGAGGGCTCTGGTCTGCAAGCCCAAGCAGAGCGTCAAACTCCAGTCGGCTGTGAGCAGCAGGAGAAGCTCCTTGTGGTCCGACTCTGGGGACACTTCCAACTCCCTGGTTATCTGA
- the LOC129185536 gene encoding C-X-C chemokine receptor type 3-like: protein MDVNLDGLFRLNTSYDYNDDYVYTDDDLEYRGGRAVWIPLVYSVVLVVGLLGNGLLLAFLAQKKRTWRTSDTFILHLSVADVLLLMTLPLWAAQASQSCGWCVGLALCKITGVLFKLNFFCGIFLLAVICLDRYLSEVHAKPLYSHKNPKLTHLSCLFAWLVSLLLTVPDWFFLVLEPHTWKEGWTQCVPSLYPVNLQLASRLPHHILSTAAAIVVGCSCLLPWLQRQSKSLKKQRTAIVMLILVGVFCFCWMPYNVTLMVDTFSSNKKASNSLSTKSSTKMSLKATAALGCVHACVRPLLYLGLCANFRKWTLAVLNCAKVEPKGSVWDLGIGEDALPEQKPEEEELKQVASVEQQVQSKMSCDS from the exons ATGGACGTCAATCTGGACGGCCTATTCCGCCTGAACACCAGCTATGACTACAACGACGACTACGTGTACACAGACGACGACTTGGAGTACCGAGGCGGCCGGGCGGTGTGGATTCCACTGGTGTACTCGGTGGTGTTGGTCGTCGGCCTGCTGGGGAACGGACTGCTGCTGGCGTTTCTGGCGCAGAAGAAGCGAACTTGGAGGACGTCGGACACCTTCATCCTCCACCTGAGCGTCGCTGACGTCCTGCTCTTGATGACGCTCCCGCTGTGGGCCGCGCAGGCCTCGCAGAGTTGCGGATGGTGCGTGGGGCTCGCACTCTGCAAGATCACTGGAGTTCTTTTTAAG CTCAACTTCTTCTGTGGGATCTTCCTCCTGGCTGTCATCTGCTTGGACCGCTACCTGTCGGAGGTCCACGCCAAGCCGTTGTACTCTCACAAAAACCCCAAGTTGACCCACCTCAGCTGCTTGTTTGCGTGGCTCGTCTCCCTGCTCCTCACCGTCCCCGACTGGTTCTTTCTGGTGTTGGAACCCCATACTTGGAAGGAGGGGTGGACCCAGTGCGTTCCCAGCCTCTACCCTGTCAACTTGCAACTGGCGTCACGTCTCCCTCACCACATTCTAAGCACGGCCGCAGCCATCGTTGTTGGCTGCTCATGTTTGCTGCCGTGGCTCCAGCGTCAGTCCAAAAGCCTCAAAAAGCAGAGGACTGCTATCGTCATGCTTATCCTGGTGGGCGTCTTCTGTTTCTGCTGGATGCCGTACAACGTTACTCTCATGGTGGACACCTTCAGCAGCAACAAGAAAGCCTCCAACAGTTTATCCACCAAAAGCTCGACAAAAATGTCTTTGAAGGCCACGGCGGCGCTGGGCTGCGTCCACGCATGCGTCAGGCCGCTTCTCTACCTTGGCCTGTGCGCAAATTTCAGGAAGTGGACACTGGCAGTGCTGAATTGCGCAAAAGTTGAACCCAAGGGGTCAGTGTGGGACCTGGGCATTGGCGAGGACGCCCTGCCTGAGCAGAAACCCGAGGAGGAGGAGCTAAAACAGGTTGCGAGTGTGGAGCAGCAAGTGCAGTCAAAAATGTCCTGTGACTCATAG
- the cxcr3.2 gene encoding C-X-C chemokine receptor type 3-2 isoform X2, translating to MDEFMSTTEDYWFFDYDNYTMSPETSKTYAAPCPHEDVYTFAQRYLPVVYSLVFFLAVVGNALVLCVIRRYRISRGGACSFTLTDTFLLHLAISDLLLAFTLPLFAVQWAHQWVFGEVACKISGALFSLNRYSGILFLACISFDRYLAIVHAVSSGWKRSTCQAQIACGLIWVGCLALGGIDIAFKQVGEVDIMGQRGPLLCQVWFTENPIQWQVSLQLVSVSLGFGLPLLIMLYCYIRIFRSLCNATRRQKRKSLRLIVSLVSVFVLCWAPYNCFQLADSLQRLGTVAGGCQFGRIVDIGTMVTESVGLSHCALNPLLYGFVGVKFRREMARMCKGLLGARGWLGMEEWKDRRRKTASSYSSAESENTSYSVMG from the exons ATGGATGAATTCATGTCAACCACAGAAGACTACTGG TTTTTCGACTACGACAATTACACCATGTCCCCCGAAACCAGCAAGACGTATGCAGCCCCCTGCCCCCATGAGGACGTATATACATTTGCACAGAGATACCTGCCTGTCGTCTACAGCCTCGTCTTCTTCCTTGCCGTGGTGGGCAATGCGCTGGTACTGTGCGTGATCCGACGCTACCGAATCTCCCGCGGCGGCGCCTGCTCCTTCACTCTGACCGACACCTTCCTCCTCCACCTGGCCATCTCCGACTTGCTGCTGGCTTTCACCCTGCCACTGTTTGCAGTGCAATGGGCTCACCAGTGGGTGTTCGGCGAGGTCGCCTGCAAGATCTCAGGGGCTCTTTTCTCCCTCAACCGCTACAGCGGCATTCTCTTCCTGGCGTGCATCAGCTTCGACCGCTACCTGGCCATCGTTCACGCAGTCAGCTCTGGCTGGAAGCGTAGCACCTGCCAGGCCCAGATCGCCTGCGGCCTCATCTGGGTGGGCTGCCTGGCCCTCGGTGGCATTGACATAGCCTTTAAACAGGTGGGGGAAGTGGACATCATGGGCCAGCGGGGGCCGCTCCTGTGCCAGGTTTGGTTTACAGAGAACCCAATTCAGTGGCAGGTGAGCCTCCAGCTGGTCAGCGTGAGTCTGGGCTTCGGGCTCCCGCTCCTGATCATGCTTTACTGCTATATCCGGATCTTCCGGTCACTGTGCAACGCCACCCGTCGACAAAAGCGCAAGTCCCTGCGCCTCATAGTCTCTCTGGTGTCCGTCTTTGTGCTTTGCTGGGCCCCCTACAACTGCTTCCAACTAGCCGACAGTCTGCAGAGGCTGGGCACAGTGGCCGGAGGATGCCAGTTTGGTCGCATTGTGGACATCGGCACCATGGTCACCGAGAGTGTGGGGCTGTCGCACTGCGCCCTGAACCCCCTGCTGTACGGCTTCGTAGGAGTCAAGTTCCGTAGGGAGATGGCTCGGATGTGCAAAGGGCTGCTGGGAGCGAGAGGCTGGCTGGGCATGGAGGAATGGAAGGACAGGAGGCGGAAAACCGCAAGCTCCTACAGCTCTGCCGAGAGCGAAAACACCTCATACTCTGTCATGGGGTGA
- the cxcr3.2 gene encoding C-X-C chemokine receptor type 3-2 isoform X1: MTIAACSAAFLFATSMDEFMSTTEDYWFFDYDNYTMSPETSKTYAAPCPHEDVYTFAQRYLPVVYSLVFFLAVVGNALVLCVIRRYRISRGGACSFTLTDTFLLHLAISDLLLAFTLPLFAVQWAHQWVFGEVACKISGALFSLNRYSGILFLACISFDRYLAIVHAVSSGWKRSTCQAQIACGLIWVGCLALGGIDIAFKQVGEVDIMGQRGPLLCQVWFTENPIQWQVSLQLVSVSLGFGLPLLIMLYCYIRIFRSLCNATRRQKRKSLRLIVSLVSVFVLCWAPYNCFQLADSLQRLGTVAGGCQFGRIVDIGTMVTESVGLSHCALNPLLYGFVGVKFRREMARMCKGLLGARGWLGMEEWKDRRRKTASSYSSAESENTSYSVMG; encoded by the exons ATGACG ATTGCAGCTTGTTCTGCTGCCTTCTTGTTTGCCACAAGCATGGATGAATTCATGTCAACCACAGAAGACTACTGG TTTTTCGACTACGACAATTACACCATGTCCCCCGAAACCAGCAAGACGTATGCAGCCCCCTGCCCCCATGAGGACGTATATACATTTGCACAGAGATACCTGCCTGTCGTCTACAGCCTCGTCTTCTTCCTTGCCGTGGTGGGCAATGCGCTGGTACTGTGCGTGATCCGACGCTACCGAATCTCCCGCGGCGGCGCCTGCTCCTTCACTCTGACCGACACCTTCCTCCTCCACCTGGCCATCTCCGACTTGCTGCTGGCTTTCACCCTGCCACTGTTTGCAGTGCAATGGGCTCACCAGTGGGTGTTCGGCGAGGTCGCCTGCAAGATCTCAGGGGCTCTTTTCTCCCTCAACCGCTACAGCGGCATTCTCTTCCTGGCGTGCATCAGCTTCGACCGCTACCTGGCCATCGTTCACGCAGTCAGCTCTGGCTGGAAGCGTAGCACCTGCCAGGCCCAGATCGCCTGCGGCCTCATCTGGGTGGGCTGCCTGGCCCTCGGTGGCATTGACATAGCCTTTAAACAGGTGGGGGAAGTGGACATCATGGGCCAGCGGGGGCCGCTCCTGTGCCAGGTTTGGTTTACAGAGAACCCAATTCAGTGGCAGGTGAGCCTCCAGCTGGTCAGCGTGAGTCTGGGCTTCGGGCTCCCGCTCCTGATCATGCTTTACTGCTATATCCGGATCTTCCGGTCACTGTGCAACGCCACCCGTCGACAAAAGCGCAAGTCCCTGCGCCTCATAGTCTCTCTGGTGTCCGTCTTTGTGCTTTGCTGGGCCCCCTACAACTGCTTCCAACTAGCCGACAGTCTGCAGAGGCTGGGCACAGTGGCCGGAGGATGCCAGTTTGGTCGCATTGTGGACATCGGCACCATGGTCACCGAGAGTGTGGGGCTGTCGCACTGCGCCCTGAACCCCCTGCTGTACGGCTTCGTAGGAGTCAAGTTCCGTAGGGAGATGGCTCGGATGTGCAAAGGGCTGCTGGGAGCGAGAGGCTGGCTGGGCATGGAGGAATGGAAGGACAGGAGGCGGAAAACCGCAAGCTCCTACAGCTCTGCCGAGAGCGAAAACACCTCATACTCTGTCATGGGGTGA
- the cnfn gene encoding cornifelin homolog, whose protein sequence is MAFQPNVVTSQSHVTVKQYSVSSGVSDWSTNVCGCCDDCGICLCGTFVPCILGCKVAQDNGESCCLPFLPGALIALRTSMRSKYRIEGSVCGDWMVMACLPQCGLCQMAREQQMRE, encoded by the exons ATGGCCTTCCAGCCTAATGTGGTGACCTCTCAGTCTCACGTGACCGTCAAACAGTACAGCGTGTCCTCTGGTGTGTCCGACTGGAGTACAAACGTGTGCGGCTGCTGTGACGATTGCGGCATTT GTCTGTGTGGTACCTTTGTGCCGTGCATCTTGGGCTGTAAGGTGGCCCAGGACAACGGGGAAAGCTGCTGCCTGCCCTTCCTCCCTGGAGCACTGATCGCTTTAAGGACCAGTATGCGGAGCAAATACCGCATTGAA GGATCAGTGTGTGGCGACTGGATGGTTATGGCGTGCCTGCCCCAGTGTGGATTGTGTCAAATGGCACGAGAGCAACAGATGCGAGAATAA